In one Asterias amurensis chromosome 9, ASM3211899v1 genomic region, the following are encoded:
- the LOC139941662 gene encoding histone H2B, gonadal-like gives MPPKASGKGQKKAGNTKGPIRTDKKRKRRRKESYGIYIYKVMKQVHPDTGISSKAMSIMNSFVNDIFERIAAESSRLAHYNKKSTISSREVQTAVRLLLPGELAKHAVSEGTKAVTKYTTSK, from the coding sequence ATGCCTCCCAAAGCAAGTGGAAAGGGACAGAAGAAAGCCGGTAACACCAAGGGGCCAATCCGGACAGACAAGAAGAGAAAGCGTCGCCGCAAGGAGAGCTACGGCATTTACATCTACAAGGTCATGAAGCAGGTTCATCCAGACACGGGCATTTCCAGCAAGGCCATGTCAATTATGAACAGCTTCGTCAACGACATTTTCGAGCGCATTGCCGCCGAGTCTTCTAGATTGGCGCACTACAacaagaaatcaaccatctccagCCGAGAGGTCCAGACTGCAGTCCGTCTCCTTCTCCCCGGTGAGCTGGCCAAACACGCTGTcagcgagggcaccaaggcggtcaccaagtacacaacttcaaaaTAA
- the LOC139941611 gene encoding histone H2A-like, translated as MSGRGKSGKARSKAKSRSSRAGLQFPVGRVHRFLRKGNYAQRVGAGAPVYLAAVMEYLTAEILELAGNAARDNKKSRINPRHLQLAIRNDEELNKLLSGVTIAQGGVLPNIQAVLLPKKTAKSSS; from the coding sequence ATGTCTGGACGCGGAAAGAGCGGTAAGGCCCGAAGCAAGGCAAAGAGTCGATCCTCCAGGGCCGGACTTCAATTTCCCGTTGGTAGAGTACACCGCTTCTTGAGGAAGGGCAACTACGCTCAGCGCGTTGGTGCTGGCGCCCCTGTCTACTTGGCGGCAGTCATGGAGTACCTCACGGCAGAAATACTGGAACTGGCTGGTAATGCTGCTCGAGACAACAAGAAATCAAGAATCAACCCCCGTCATCTACAGCTCGCTATCCGAAACGATGAAGAGTTGAACAAGTTGCTCAGCGGTGTCACCATTGCCCAGGGTGGTGTACTTCCCAACATCCAAGCTGTCCTGCTGCCAAAGAAAACCGCCAAGTCAAGCTCTTAA